The genome window ACCAAGACGCTGAGCGTGTGTCGGCTCATCGGCGCCTCACCCCTCGTCCTCGTCGAACAGCGGGCGGATGCCGCGCGCCGCCATGATCTCGTCGTTGCCGGTTCCGGCCGCCACCATCGGCCACACCTGCGCGTCCTTGCCCACCACGAAGTCGATCACGACGGGTCGGTCGTTGATCTCCATCGCCCGCTGGATGACGCTGTCGACGTCCTCTTTGGACTCGCATCGCAGCCCGGCGCCGCCGAGCGCCTCGGCCAGCAGCTTAAAGTCCGGGATGCGGTGCTTGTGGGTGCCGAGGTCACTGTGTGAGTAGCGCTCGGCGTAGAACAGGTTCTGCCACTGACGGACCATACCCAGGTTGCCGTTGTTGATGACCGCCACCTTGATGGGCAGGTCCTCGATGGCGCAGGTCGCCAGCTCCTGGTTGGTCATCTGGAAGCAGCCGTCGCCGTCGATGGCCCAGACCGTCCGGTCGGGCATGCCCGCCTTGGCGCCCATCGCGGCGGGCACCGCGTAGCCCATGGTGCCCAGGCCGCCCGAGTTGAGCCAGGTGCGCGGGTTCTCGTAGCCGATGAACTGCGCCGCCCACATCTGGTGCTGGCCGACGCCCGCGGTGTAGACCGCCTCCGGGCCGGCGATCTTGCCCAGCCGCTCGATGACGTACTCCGGCGAGAGGCTGCCGTCGGCGGGCTCCTCGTAACCCAGCGCGAAGGTGTCGCGCCAGTGCCGCAGCTGCTCCCACCACGGGTCGAGGTCGGCGGTGCCGTGCTCCTCGGTCGCTGCCCCCACGGCGTCGATCAGCTCGGTGATGACGTCCTTGCAGTCGCCGACGATCGGCACGTCGGCGTTGCGGTTCTTGGAGATCTCGGCCGGGTCGATGTCGGCGTGCACGACCTTGGCCTCGGGGGCGAAGGACGAGAGCTGGCCGGTGACCCGGTCGTCGAACCGGGTGCCGAGCGCGATCAGCAGGTCGGCGCGCTGCATCGCGGCCACGGCGGCGACCGTGCCGTGCATGCCCGGCATGCCCAGGTGCTGCGGGTGCGAGTCGGGGAACGCGCCGCGGGCCATCAGCGTGGTCACGACCG of Saccharopolyspora erythraea contains these proteins:
- a CDS encoding acetolactate synthase large subunit, whose amino-acid sequence is MTSANTRQSPVPAPPPGQRPKPAPPSGAPVKLTGAQALVRSLEAVGCEVVFGIPGGTILPSYDPLLDSTKVRHVLVRHEQGAGHAATGYAQATGKVGVCMATSGPGATNLVTPLADAHMDSVPVVAITGQQSTSLIGTDAFQEADICGITLPITKHNFLVTSPEDIPRTIAEAFYIANSGRPGPVLVDIPKDVQQSTTSFTWPPEMKLPGYRPTSKPHGKQVREAAKLITAARRPVLYVGGGVLKAEATAELRSLAERTGIPVVTTLMARGAFPDSHPQHLGMPGMHGTVAAVAAMQRADLLIALGTRFDDRVTGQLSSFAPEAKVVHADIDPAEISKNRNADVPIVGDCKDVITELIDAVGAATEEHGTADLDPWWEQLRHWRDTFALGYEEPADGSLSPEYVIERLGKIAGPEAVYTAGVGQHQMWAAQFIGYENPRTWLNSGGLGTMGYAVPAAMGAKAGMPDRTVWAIDGDGCFQMTNQELATCAIEDLPIKVAVINNGNLGMVRQWQNLFYAERYSHSDLGTHKHRIPDFKLLAEALGGAGLRCESKEDVDSVIQRAMEINDRPVVIDFVVGKDAQVWPMVAAGTGNDEIMAARGIRPLFDEDEG